Below is a window of Paenibacillus bovis DNA.
ACAAACTGGATCAAAATGGCACCCGGCGCAGATGCTTTAATGCTGCCTTTAGCGAAAATCCAGTACGCAAGCAATACACCCAGACCAGGACCAGGGTTGGCTTCCAGCAGGTAGAAGATGGATTTGCCATCTACCAGCTGCTGCTGTGCACCGAGTGGTGTGAAGATACCATGGTTGATTGCGTTGTTCAGGAACAGGATTTTACCAGGCTCTACAAAGATGGATACGAGTGGCAGCAAACCATGGTTAACCAGGAAGTTTACGCCAACTGTCAGGATATGCGTAAATACTTCAACGAGTGGTGCGATGCCTACATAGCCGAGAAGGGCGAGCAACATACCAATAATACCGGCAGAGAAGTTATTAACGAGCATTTCAAAACCGGATTTGATTTTACCTTCGATCATTCTGTCGAATTGTTTGATTACCCAACCACCGAGTGGACCCATAATCATGGCACCAATCAGCATTGGAATATCGGCACCAACGATGGTACCCATTGCAGCGATGGCACCAAGCACACCACCACGATGATCATGAACCAGCTTACCACCGCTATAAGCGATGAGCAGCGGAAGCAGGTAAGTGATCATTGGACTTACCAGTTCATTAAAATTGGCATTAGGCAGGTAGCCTGTTGGAATAAACAGGGCAGTCAACAGACCCCAGGCGATAAATGCGCCGATATTTGGCATGATCATGGCGCTCAGGAAACGTCCGAATGCCTGGACGCGGTCTCTGGCGCTTTTTTTCTCGCGAGCAGAAGCATTTACAGTGCTCATAATTGTTCGACCTCCATCATATATTGTTCTATTTTGCGTGTGTACAGATCTTTCATCATGCTGGAGATCTCTGCCTGAAGTCCGGCAGGGGGATCGGAGACCAGCCGGGTAACAAAGCCGGGACGGTCGATCAGCGATTTACTGACTTCGTTTACGGCTTCAAGATAGGCTTTGCTGCTGTCCCTCGGGGCAAGCAGCACGATAGCGGCATACAGTTCGGTTGGACTGCTAACTGCCGAGATTGGTTCGCTGAACCGGATAATGCCGAGGAACAGCTTGTTTACTACACTGGATCGGCAGTGAAGCAGGATCAGTCCGTCCTGTGACAGTACCGTCTCGCCCATACGTTCACGTTCATGCAGCTCCTGTTCCAGAATGCTGGAGCGTTCGGCGGAAGCGGTAAACATACCGGCGATCCGGTGGATCAGATCAGAGACAGAGGAGACCGGGAATTGATCCTTGATCACCAGCCCGGCTGTCAGATCGAGAATACCGGTCAGTGTTTCTTTATGATTGCCGAGTGTATCGGTCAGGCGTGTAGCCGGATCGGCAGCTACCGAATCCATATGACTATGCTCTGCGCTCACTTCCAGCCGGGAGACAGCACTGCGGATATCGCGGATATCTTCCGGTGAGAGCAGGGGAGAGACACGAACAGTCGGCAGCTGGCTGTCGACTTCGACGGTAGAGATAATAATATCTGCCCGGTTCTCCAGCTTGACGGCTTCTGCGGAAGAGACTACATCAATAATCTGCAGGGACGGGAATTCCCGCTTGACCCTGATCGAAAGCAGGCTGGATGTTCCCAGTCCGCTTGCGCAGGCGATAATTGCTTTGACCGGCTTGCGCTGGGCGGCTGCGTATTCGGACATGGCGCCGATATGCATGGCCAGATAGCCAATTTCGGCCTCCGGCACTTCCCGGTGAGTGAATTCACCGAGCAGCCGGGAGCATTTGCGCGCAATCTCAAAAGTCGGCCCGTACTGCTCTTTGATCTGAGTCAGCAGTGGATTGCGAATATCGAGTCCCAGACGGAGCCGCTCAATTGCCGGACCGAGATGGTTGATAAATCCGGCGAACAGTTTGCTGTTGCCTTTGAGTTCAAATCCGGTCTCGGACTCGGCCATTTTGAGAATATCCCGCGCCAGCTTGACCAGTTCAAAGCTGACATGCTCGTAATACGGGTCTGATTCGGCATTGAGGCGAGTCTCGGCTCCTTTGAGATGCATGGTGATATAACCCATTTCATCTTCAGGAATCGCAATGTCAAAAGATTGCTCCAGACGTTCCGCCAGTTTACGAGCCGTCTGGAATTCACTGAGCTGCTTGAGCTCATCCAGGATACGGGGCGCGATTACAATGCGCTGTCCGCGCCGGATGCGCTCAATCGCCAGTGCCAGATGTACAGTCAGACCGATGTATGCGCTATCGGTCAGCTTGATACGGGTATCTCGTTCCAGATCGCTGAGATACTGCTGGAGCTGGTCCATCATTCCGTCATCGACCAGATTCAACAATCGATTGCGAATATGGAACTGGACACGTCCGGCTTCTTCATCGACAGCCAGTGGCTCGCGTACCAGATGATTCAGCTGGTATTCATCGACACTCTCGTATAACAGATGAATCAATGCAGAGCGGATATGACTCTCGGTGCCTTCGACATAGATGCCAAGCCCCGGTTTGCGAACCAGTGTAATGCCAAAAGAGGACAACCACTGTTCAATTCGGTCGAGATCATTACTCAGTGTGCCTTCCGTTACTTTGAACTGGGATGCAAACGAATATAGTTTAATCGGTTCTTTGGACAGGAGAAGCTCGCTGATAATGAAGTAATGCCGTTCTTCGCGGGTATAGTCTTTCCGGGGTGTCTGTTCTTCCAGTTCACGCTGTGTACTGGCAAAGTCGGATTCACTGCCTTCCAGGGCAAGTCCCGTACCCGGTTTGCGAAGCAGCTTCAGCTTGTGCTTGCGCAGCCACTCTTCGGCAGCCGGCAATTCACGCTTGACCGTTTTCTCACTCACATCCAGATGATCTGATAGGTCACGGATTGTAATATACTCTCCATGGGAACCGACCAGAAACTGCAGCATCATCGTGAGCCGTGCGGTCAGCTTCTCCAAAATCGACAGCCTCCTCTCCAAATTCCGATTGAAAACGATATCATGAAAGCGGTGTGAGAAAATAGAACTAGTTGTTATACTTAAAAGTTTAAGCTTCTGAGGGGTGGAGATCAACGGAAAGATGCCTTGATTTGTCCTTTATCCATAAGGGACAAAGGTAAAGAAAGAACAGAAATGGGTATGTCACCAGATAGGAAAAGTTCCTTTTTCGTAACAAAGAGGAGGTCTGGAAATAACCGTTTCTTGTAGGTCATCCAGATCATTATTGGTTGGTAGGATGCGACAAATAGTGACAAAAGGAACACTGGAAAATAAATTTCAGATGGATAATGCCAGCATATTGCACACTGATTACTTCATCCATTAAACCGGAACAAAACTTGTCTAAACATTTTTAGGGTAAGTAAAAGATATAAATATCCGGCAACCATGAAAATAGGCAACAGATAGGAGAATAGAGGCTAGTACCGAATATATTTTATGAAGCAGATCAGGAAAATACGTTGCAGAAAGGGGATAGAATAGGTGAACAAAAATCAGATACATAATCAGCAGCGAGTTTTGTTTCAGGGGGATTCGATTACGGATGGTAATCGTGGACGTGACGCCGATCCCAATCATATTATGGGCCATGGTTATGCATTCTGGATTGCGGCTGAATTGGGACATGCGATGGCACCAACCCAGCCGGAATTCCTGAATCGGGGGATCAGCGGTAATCGTATTACCGATCTGCAGGCTCGCTGGAACGAAGATACCCTCCAGCTGCAGCCGGATATCATCAGTATCCTGATTGGTGTTAATGATATCCTGATGTCGATAATGAAGCCGGGAGGCTTCGATAAAATAGCGTATGAAAACGTCTATCGTCATCTATTGCAGCATACGCAGTCAGAGCTGCCGGAAGTTCAATGGATACTATGCGAGCCGTTCATTTTGCGAGGCGGACATACCGATGCAGATTGGGGCGGCTGGCAAGCGGCGGCAGCAGACTGCGCGGCAGTGGTACGGAGACTGGCAAAGGAATTCAATGCCGTCTTCGTCCCGTTGCAGGATGTTTTTGACGATGCCTGTGCAGTAGCGCCTGCTTCGTACTGGATATGGGATGGTATCCATCCAACAACTGCCGGTCACGGGCTGCTGGCGAAGCGATGGCTGGAGGTCGTCCAGAACAGTCCGGCTCGAATTGGCTAAAAGAAACTGCAATTTGCTTGCAAAGAACAACCTCCGTGGGCGTAATCATCTGCTGTATGGTTAGCCGGAATATTGATTTCACACAAAATGCCTTGCTGTCAGTCCTGGACAACGGACTGGCGGCAAGACATTTTATTAAGGCTTTTATTTTATGTTTTTTTACTTTATATAGAAGCAAAAGATTGTGGAGAAGGAAAATAACAAGCACTTTTCAGGAACGATGAGCAGGAACAGGTATAGCTATCACCGTTCCAGACAGAACGGCAGGATATTGCGTCGTTTCAGGCCGTTACAGCGGTTTTCTGGAATCGAATTCCACGGTTACTTCATGCTCCGGTTCCTCGCCGGCATACCATGGGTTCAGGTGGACGAGAACTTCGGTGACTTGTGTATCCGCAGTCATGATATTTTTCTTCATGACTCGTGAGATATCATGTCCCTGCTGGATCGTTAGTGTCGCGTCTACGCCGATTCGCACATCGACTACAATATATTGACCATGCTCACGGGCACGGATACGGTCGATTCGTTTGACTTCCGGCATATTTTTGAGCACAGCAGCATAGGCTTCGATCTTCTCGGGATGAACCGCTTTCTCCATCAGGATATCGATAGAGTCGCGTCCGGTCTCATAAGCCAGTTTGAGAATCAGCAGGGCGACGATCATACCGGCGAGCGGATCACCATACGAGAGCAACGACCAGCCGTACGCTTCACCAATCAGACCCAGACCGATACCGGCACAGGCAGCTGCCGAGGCATATACGTCTGCCAGATGATCCTGTGCTGTCGCGATTAGGCCTTTGCTGTTGGTCTCGCGTCCGATCCGCATCGTGTATACATACAGTACCAATTTCCAGACCAGAGAAATAAATGCGGCGATCAGCGCAATAATATGCGGCTGTGAAGGTGGCTCGAACAGCAGCATAAACGAATGATAACCGATGTATAACGCCGCAATCAGCAGGATACCGGCTACTACGCTGGCTCCGACGACCTCGGCTTTGCCGTGACCATACGGATGGTCTTCATCGGGCGGCATGGACGAGATGCGCATGGAGCCGAGCGCTGTCGCCGAAGCGATCACATCGCCTGCATTATGAATACCGTCCGCAATCAATACCTGACTGTTGAACAGTACACCGACGATCAGCTTGAGCAGGGTCAGGATAATATTACTGACCAGACTGGCCCAGGCTGCAAGCATGGATGAATTAAGAGTTCTACTCATTACTATGGCCTCCTGCAATCTATATCATGCCAGAATAATATCGGCATATCAGCATAGGGATAACATAACAAGCTTGTTTATTATGTAAACGAAATGATTCAACTGTAATCGGCAGCATTCCTGCCTATCAATCCCTGCCATTCAGCAGAATGAGACACAGCAGTGAACGTCCCCAACAACATGGGGAGAAATGGCACGAAGTATTAATATAGCACAAATCCACCGTTTAACCAAGAGAATTAACCGGGCGAATGTACACAGGAAAAGCGCCTCGTCTGCGGACAGAAGAGGCGCTTGCTGACAGGATACGCAGTCGTCTAGTTGATAGACAAATGGATGATCTGTCAGTGTGTATAGGTTACTCATGGCAGTAGATTACTCAGCCGGTTTGCTGTGGCTTTTTGTCCTTGTCCAGACAGCGCAGCACCTGGTATCCATAGGCAGGAAGCTGGTATTTCAGAATACCGCCTTCCAGCTCCACTTCGCGATTTTCCAGCACATCTTCCCAGTGTGTTCCTTTGATATCAATCTCAATATCGATTGGTTCACTGGAGCTGTTGAGCGCAATAATGAATTTCTCCTGCTCATCAAATCGTTCGTAGACCAGCTCGTTGCTGCCCTTGCGGGAATGCAGGAAACGGAATGTACCCTGACGGAGCGCCGGATACTGCTTGCGCATAGCGATGATCTGCTGGTAGTAGGCGAACAGCTCGCGATCCTGTTCTTCTTTTTCCCAGACCATGCAGCGGCGGCAATCCGGATCGCCTTCGCCTTCCATTCCGATCTCGTCTCCATAATAGATACAAGGGGCCCCGGTAAAGGTCATCTGGAACAGCGCGGCCAGCTTGAGACGGTTTTTGTCACCGCCTGCGACAGTCAGTGCGCGCGGCGTATCATGGCTGTCGATCAGGTTAAAGGCTACTTCCGCCACCTGACGCGGATAGCGGGACATCTGGTTGCCGATCGCATGGGAGAACGTCTGCGCATCGGTTACATCTTTAATGAAGAAATCGGTCACGGCATTTTTGAAAGGATAGTTCATCACCGAGTCGAATTGGTCGCCCTGCAGCCATGGAATCGATTCGTGCCAGATCTCGCCGAGGATATAAATATCCGGATTGATATTTTTCAGGGTCAGGCGGAATTCACGCCAGAACTGGTGATCCACCTCGTCCGCTACATCCAGACGCCAGCCGTCGATACCGTATTCTTCCGCCCAATAACGGGCTACGCCGAGCAGGTATTCTTTAACTTCCGGATTCTCGGTATTCAGCTTGGGCATCAGCGGCTCAAAGTCAAACGTATCGTACGTTGGAATTCCGTCTTCGACTGCCAGCGGGAATTTGCGTACATGGAACCAGTCTTTGTACTTGGAATTTTCGCCTTTTTCCTGTACATCGACGAAGGGAGCAAACGTTTTGCCGGAATGGTTGAATACCGCATCGAACATCACGCGGATGCCTTTGCTGTGGCAGGTGTTGACGAGCTTTTTGAGCGTTTCTTCGTCGCCAAAGCTCGGGTCGATCTTCATATAATCTTCGGTATCGTATTTATGGTTGGTGGTCGCTTTGAAAATAGGGCACAGATAGATCGCGTTCACGCCCAGCTCGGTCAGATGGTCCAGATGATCGATAATGCCCTGCAGATCACCGCCAAAGAAATTGTTCCACTCCGGCTTGCCGCCCCATGGCAGCGTGCCTTCCGGATCGTTGGACGTATCGCCATTGGCAAAGCGCTCCGGGAAAATCTGATAAAACACAGCGTCTTTTACCCATTCCGGCGTAGTGAATACATCGACCGGATTGATGAAAGGAATATCAAACAGACGATCCATCTGCGGTTCTTCCGCGCCAAATTTGTCTTCATCCATCCAGATTTCTTCCTGGTCATCCGCCAACTTGAAACCATACTTGAGACGACGGTATGGCGGCTTAACGGCACATTCCCAGTAATCGAACAGATCATCGGTAGCGAAAATACTCATCGGTACCAATTCTTTGGATTTTTCCCACATGTACTTGTCACCGGCGATTGCCCAGGCCTGCTTGACGTCCTGCTTTTTCGTGCGCAGACGCAGATGGATCGTCTCGCGGTCGTACGGATAACCCCAGTTCAATTTTGGACGGTGATAGACGGCTTCGATCAGCATGTATGTTCCTCCTGTAATTGTTATGTAAAGGCTAACGATTTTTACCCCGAAAGGTTAGAGTGGAACCATAATCTGGTATCTCTTTTGAGCAGGGTTATCCAAATCTTAAAAATGTGGAAAGGATGGTTCTTTTATTGCGGCTTTCTGCTTGATAGTTGCTGTTTGCCTGTCTATAAATGGAGTGTATATCTTTATGGCTTTGTTCAATCGTTCTATTTACAATATAGGTAGCTGTTTGTATCAAGATTATTATACATATATGGTATGATCAAATGAAAAAGAAGTTTCTTATAACAAGGATATACTTGCCGAGTTGAAATATATTATCTATAAATATCCTGAAATAATATTGATCTATACTCCAGATCTGCTGGCATCCGGTACCTACAGTATTACCGTATCTTCCGGTTCTGCTGCAATGAAAGGCCAATTGAAAGTTCATATTGATACAGATATAAAGAAACTGCAAGCAGCCAGTTGAAATCCAATCCAATGCCTGAATAAAACACAAAAAAGGAGAATTGATCCGGCTCCAAGCCAGATCGATTCTCCTTTACTTATTCCATACTATTTATTCCAGCCATTCCGGAGGACATGATCCTCTGGGTACCAGCACGGTCCGGTACTCGCCCGGTGTCTCGGACATATGCACCTGATCCGTCACGCCCTGATAATGTCCGCATACCGTATCTGCGGTAAACAACTCCGGATCAAGATAAAGATGCTCTTCGGATGATCCCGCCGTCCGGTGAGCGAACTCTTTATCAAACAATCCCATCGACATCAGCCATAGCGATACCCGGCTCAGGGAAATATGCACCCGGTAGCTGCTGCCTTCCTCGGCGCGGCGTGCCAGTGCAGCCATTGCTCCGGCAGCAGCCAGCCATGAGATGATGTAGTCATTCACGACCAGAATCGCAGGCAGCTGCGGCTTGTCCGGCGTTCCTTCCAGACACATTACGCCGGTCAGTGTACCGGCTGTCTGGTCGAATCCGATCCGGTCTGCCCATGGGCCTTCATTGCCACCGAGCGATACCGAGACATGAATAATACCCGGACGTACAGCAGCCGCTTGTTCGGGACTCAGACCAAAGCGCTCCAGATACGTAGGGCGACGATTGGCAAAGAAAATATCCGCGTCGCGCAGCAGCTCCTGCATTTTGGCCTGGCCCTGTTCATCTGCCACCTCCAGCGTCGAAGAGCGCATGCCCACATTGGCAGTGTAATAGGTCGTATCTACTTCCCAATCACCCGGACGCCAAATATTCAGTACATCCGCTCCATGCAGTGCGAGTGCACGTCCGACTCCTGAACCTGCGATGACATGACCCATACCGAGCGCACGTATGCCTTCAAGAGGAGAAGAGGCGCCGGTAGACAACGGTTCGGGATCACTCTCGCCAATCTTCTCAATCTCGATCAGCGGCTGGGCGGCGATCACATCGGATACCGGATCGCTCAGGAACTCTTCGACTGTGCGTGCGACAGGCATGACGATCCCGGCGCGACGTCCGGCTTCCTCCAGTTCGGCAGAATCCCACTGGGCAATGGCTGCAGCTACCGCTTCCGGCGTGTCCGGGCAATTCAGCAGTTTGAGTGTATTGATTTTCAGCTTTGGATACGGCTCCAGCGGCATTACCCATTTGCCATCCTTTGTCTGGTAAAAGTCGAATTTCAGTGCCTGACTTGGATCGGAAGGACTGGCTGGCGAATAGCCGTTCAACTTTTCCCATTTCCGATCATAAAAAGGAGAAAGACGATGCAGAATCTGGCGCAGATCGAGCGAAATATCCTGCCCTTTGCCACCGCGCATTCGCCATAGCTTGGCAGCAGCAACCGATTTGGCGACCATGCCGATACCTGCCGAACTGGCCAGGCGCAGTACGCTCGGTACAATAGGATCTTTGCCGGTAAAAGTAATCTGGCCGCCGCTGTCGGCTGCGGATAATCCCATACTGTTCAGCAGCTGTTCCAGTTCATGATGAATATCAAACTCTGTATGATCCGCGCGATTCTGTTCGGCCTGACGGATTTTTTCTTTTAACTGAGCTGCCGTTTCGGTGTTATTCGTATGTTGGGATATCATAGGGTTCACTCCGTTTCCAAGATAGTGTAAAAGTATGACACGGTGGAATGGCATACGTAGCAGGATTCATCGTAATCGTATGAACTCATTGTAGGCTCTAAGATTAGTAGCGTCGGGCTTAGTAGCATTCACTCCAGAAAGGAATAAGAGCACGTCCTCCGATTAAGCCTGGAGATCCTTTAATGGTGGGAAGGAATGAGGATCTCCAGGCTTAAAGGTCGTCCTTTGCTCTTATTTCCTTTCCTGCGTTTCGTCTAAGGATATCTTTGTTAATTATCTACATCATTCCAATAGAAACTAACAATTAAATAATGAAGGAATTAAGAATTGAGAAGTACAGTGATATAGAAATTTCAATAGCACGATGATTGAAAATAGAAAGGAATGATATATTTAGGAACTTAAAGTGCTTAGAAAATCACAAATCTTCGATAAGTAAATTTATACATATTATTATATAACCAATATTAGCCAAGCTCAATAAACAAGAGGTTCCCAAATGTGGCATATGCCTCAATTCAATAGAAAGTGTCTATAAAATCAAGTAAATAATCCAATAAAAAATAATCCAATAAAGGAAGCGTTTGAACTAACGATCAGTCCTAGAAATAAAGCCGTGTTGCGAAATAAAATACTATGCAAAAAAACAGGCCAGAGCATGACATGCCCCGGCCCGTCTATTACACTTATTTTGCAGTTGCAGTTGCAGTTGCAGTTGCAGTTGCAGTTGCAGTTGCAGTTGCAGTTGCAGTTGCAGTTTAGTCTTACTTCTATATCATATTACGCAATATGCAAATGCCATCAAAGATGCCTCAGCACTTAGCGGAGAGAAGGAAATAGGGGCAAAGGACGACCTTGGAGCCTGGAAATCAACCTTTTCCTACTTCCATAATTTCCAGGCTCCACTGGAGGACGTGCCCCTATTCCTTGTCGGAGCGATGGACGCACTATATCCTTGATCCCACACTCCAACAATAAACACTGTCTAGCCTATCAGATAAAACGCTACCCTACACTGTCGCTTTATCAACCACAAGCGATACTAGCAAGATCAACTCAAGCGTTGCGTTTCATTACACTTTTCAGATGGGAGAATACTTCAAAGCTCTGTTGTCCATGATACGATCCCATGCCGCTTTCACCTACGCCGCCAAATGGCAGATAGTGCGAAGTCATATGGGACAGCGTGTCATTGATACATCCGCCGCCAAAGGATACAGTGTTGAGCACCTGCTCCTGCAGTTGTTCGTCCTGGGTAAACAGGTACAATGCCAGCGGTTTTGGACGACTTACGATCTCGTCCAGCAGAGGATTCAGGTCGTCATATTCAATCACCGGCAGAATCGGTCCGAAGATCTCTTCCTGCATAATCCGGGAATCCCAGTCGATGCCGCCCAGGAGAGTAGGCTCGATCAGCAGCTGATCACGTACACTGCGGCCGCCAATCAGCACTTCTTCGCCTTCCATCAGAGCCGACAGACGGTCAAAGTTGCGTGTATTCACGATATGCGGGAAATCCGGATTTTGCAGTACATCGTCGCCCTGCTTGTCCTTGATTTCTGCCTGGATCAACTCCAGCAGCTGGCTGCGTACGTCCTTGTGGACAAGCAGATAATCCGGCGCTACGCAGGTCTGACCGGCATTGAGGAACTTGCCGCGTACAAGGCGCTGCGCTGCAATCTTCAGATCGGCATCATGGTGAACGATGCTAGGGCTTTTGCCGCCTAGTTCCAGGGTTACTGGAGTCAGATGCTCTGCAGCTGCACGCATCACGATTCGGCCGACGCCGGTGCTGCCGGTGAAGAAGATATAGTCGAATTTCTCTTTGAGCAGCGCCGTACTGGCTTCTACTTCGCCTTCTACGACAGCAATATATTCTTCCGGGAACAATTCATGGATCAGATCGTAGGTCAATTTGGATACGGCAGGTGTCAGCTCGGATGGCTTGAGTACCGCACAGTTACCGGCTGCAATTGCACCAACCAGTGGACCGAATGCCAGCTGGAACGGATAGTTCCATGGCGCAATAATCAGTGCCACGCCGTAAGGTTCAGGATAAATGGTGCTTACCGCATCCGGCAGAGCTGCTGCAGTCGGCACCTGGCGAGGTGCTGCCCACTGCTCCAGATGTTCCAGCGCAAAGTCGATCTCGCCCATAACGATGCGGATCTCCGAACCGTAGGCTTCGGCTTCGGATTTGTTAAGATCGGCGCGCAGTGCGTCGAGAATACGTTGGTGATAGTTTTCAATACCCTGTCTCAATTGACGCAGGGCAGTCATACGATAGGATACGTCTTTGGTCTGGCCTGTATAAAAGAACGTCCGCTGCTGCTGGACGAGTGGTTGTACATTAAGCATGAATAGTCAGCTCCTCAATAAATATTTGATGCAATTGTATTTATTTACATATGATCACTCGCAATATATCGGATTATAAGGCAGGAAATGTTATGTTACAATAACCAGAACTGTTGGATGTGAGGTTTATGCCACAGATGGGTAATAAATGTAGGCATAACTACCGAATAAATAGAGAAATATCGCTTACAGAAAGGATGCGACCATGAAAGAACATACCGTCGATCCGCGTGTCGTGCGCACAAGGAAAGCGCTGCATGATGCACTCAAGCAGCTGATGCAGGAGCAGCCGTATGACAAAATTACGATTCAGGATATTACCAAGCTGGCTACCGTGAACCGCAAAACCTTTTATCTGCATTATGAGACCAAGGACCATCTGCTGTATGCAGTTACGGACGGGATGCTGGATGAATTGTTTGGCGAGGCGAGGGATGCAGGTTCATTCGAACAGTCGGTGGACGAATTGCAGCGCTATATTGCGGGGCGCATTTTTGAGTATATGATTCGTTATCGGCGTTTTTTTGAAGTAATGTTTGAGCGCAAGGCGATGTTTAATTTTGTATCGTATATGAAAAGGTATATTGCGCGATTCTATGAGGAGAAGTTCGCCGAGCTGGATGACGACAAACTGCCTGTACACAAGGATGTAATCGCCAGCTATATCAGCTCTGCCTATGTAGGCATTATTCACTGGTGGCTGGAGAACGGCATGCCCTATACACCGGAGGAAATGACCGAGCAGATGATCCTGCTCAACTCCAATGGGCCAATCCAGATTATCCGCTCGTACAAGGATAAATCATAATACGGCACCACCTTCTGCGTACGACAATATCTATCTGCATGGAGAGGACGTGTTGATTATTCACAAAATCACTCTTGTTTTTACATCGCTGATGTTAACGGTCTGCTTGGCCGGCTGCACCGAAGAGACGATTACGCCTCATTCCTCCCAGACGCCAGCTGTTACTTCCAAGCCAACCACACCGGATCTGCCCGAGCAAAACAGCAGCGAGAAGCAGGCGGTACAAGCCAAGCCGAATACCGATAATATTGATTGGGATGATTTCAACGATCCGCTTGTAAATAAAGATATGGCAGCCCAGATCAAAGCATCTGTGGCAGCTATAGTAAGCCGGGATGTAGACCAGCTGCATCAAGCGATCGGCAAAGACTTGGGAAATGGATACGATTATCTGCTGGAGCATAATGTACAATTTACCAGGGTAAGTCCGGCATACAGGGAATCCGGACGGATCGTTGTTCCTGTAGAAGGGAAACGGACAGATAACGATACCGGAGAAGTAAGCGAAGCTTCTTATGTATTTTATTTTGTAAAAGGTCCAAATGGAGCTTGGACACTGGGTTCGATTGATTAAGCTTTATTGTGCTGATCAAGAGTTATTTTTGCTAAGGAAGATTTATTCTGCATAACAATAAAAAGACGCCTTTTGGGCGTCTTTGTTTTCTTTCTTAATCATCATTAGTCGGAGATGCCTGCTGTTGCTGCTTCATTCACGCGTGCATTGTCTTTGATCTTGTTCAGTAGTCTTCGCAACACGATCAATTCGTCATCAGAGATCCCGTCCATCAGATCCAGGCTGATCTCTTTCATAATGACAGCGACTTCCTGCTCTAGCTGTGCGCCTTCGGGAGTTAGATAGATTTTGAAGCAGCGGCGATCATCGGTACAGGTAATCTTGCGAATAAACCCTTTGCTCTCCAGATTGGAGATCATGCGCGTAATATTGGTTTTATCCTTGCCCAGACGCTCGCCGATTTCATTCTGAGCGAGTCCGTCCTTTTTCCACAGCAGCATTAATACAAAAGTCTGCTCGGGAGCAAGATTGAAAGGAGCTAATTTATTTTTGATATATCCGGCAATCGC
It encodes the following:
- a CDS encoding cation diffusion facilitator family transporter yields the protein MSRTLNSSMLAAWASLVSNIILTLLKLIVGVLFNSQVLIADGIHNAGDVIASATALGSMRISSMPPDEDHPYGHGKAEVVGASVVAGILLIAALYIGYHSFMLLFEPPSQPHIIALIAAFISLVWKLVLYVYTMRIGRETNSKGLIATAQDHLADVYASAAACAGIGLGLIGEAYGWSLLSYGDPLAGMIVALLILKLAYETGRDSIDILMEKAVHPEKIEAYAAVLKNMPEVKRIDRIRAREHGQYIVVDVRIGVDATLTIQQGHDISRVMKKNIMTADTQVTEVLVHLNPWYAGEEPEHEVTVEFDSRKPL
- a CDS encoding alpha-glycosidase, coding for MLIEAVYHRPKLNWGYPYDRETIHLRLRTKKQDVKQAWAIAGDKYMWEKSKELVPMSIFATDDLFDYWECAVKPPYRRLKYGFKLADDQEEIWMDEDKFGAEEPQMDRLFDIPFINPVDVFTTPEWVKDAVFYQIFPERFANGDTSNDPEGTLPWGGKPEWNNFFGGDLQGIIDHLDHLTELGVNAIYLCPIFKATTNHKYDTEDYMKIDPSFGDEETLKKLVNTCHSKGIRVMFDAVFNHSGKTFAPFVDVQEKGENSKYKDWFHVRKFPLAVEDGIPTYDTFDFEPLMPKLNTENPEVKEYLLGVARYWAEEYGIDGWRLDVADEVDHQFWREFRLTLKNINPDIYILGEIWHESIPWLQGDQFDSVMNYPFKNAVTDFFIKDVTDAQTFSHAIGNQMSRYPRQVAEVAFNLIDSHDTPRALTVAGGDKNRLKLAALFQMTFTGAPCIYYGDEIGMEGEGDPDCRRCMVWEKEEQDRELFAYYQQIIAMRKQYPALRQGTFRFLHSRKGSNELVYERFDEQEKFIIALNSSSEPIDIEIDIKGTHWEDVLENREVELEGGILKYQLPAYGYQVLRCLDKDKKPQQTG
- a CDS encoding SGNH/GDSL hydrolase family protein, with product MNKNQIHNQQRVLFQGDSITDGNRGRDADPNHIMGHGYAFWIAAELGHAMAPTQPEFLNRGISGNRITDLQARWNEDTLQLQPDIISILIGVNDILMSIMKPGGFDKIAYENVYRHLLQHTQSELPEVQWILCEPFILRGGHTDADWGGWQAAAADCAAVVRRLAKEFNAVFVPLQDVFDDACAVAPASYWIWDGIHPTTAGHGLLAKRWLEVVQNSPARIG
- a CDS encoding BglG family transcription antiterminator — translated: MEKLTARLTMMLQFLVGSHGEYITIRDLSDHLDVSEKTVKRELPAAEEWLRKHKLKLLRKPGTGLALEGSESDFASTQRELEEQTPRKDYTREERHYFIISELLLSKEPIKLYSFASQFKVTEGTLSNDLDRIEQWLSSFGITLVRKPGLGIYVEGTESHIRSALIHLLYESVDEYQLNHLVREPLAVDEEAGRVQFHIRNRLLNLVDDGMMDQLQQYLSDLERDTRIKLTDSAYIGLTVHLALAIERIRRGQRIVIAPRILDELKQLSEFQTARKLAERLEQSFDIAIPEDEMGYITMHLKGAETRLNAESDPYYEHVSFELVKLARDILKMAESETGFELKGNSKLFAGFINHLGPAIERLRLGLDIRNPLLTQIKEQYGPTFEIARKCSRLLGEFTHREVPEAEIGYLAMHIGAMSEYAAAQRKPVKAIIACASGLGTSSLLSIRVKREFPSLQIIDVVSSAEAVKLENRADIIISTVEVDSQLPTVRVSPLLSPEDIRDIRSAVSRLEVSAEHSHMDSVAADPATRLTDTLGNHKETLTGILDLTAGLVIKDQFPVSSVSDLIHRIAGMFTASAERSSILEQELHERERMGETVLSQDGLILLHCRSSVVNKLFLGIIRFSEPISAVSSPTELYAAIVLLAPRDSSKAYLEAVNEVSKSLIDRPGFVTRLVSDPPAGLQAEISSMMKDLYTRKIEQYMMEVEQL